From a region of the Terriglobales bacterium genome:
- a CDS encoding gluconeogenesis factor YvcK family protein, which yields MTLHPRSNPAYRRFTDRRGQALRVVALGGGSGLSTLLKGLKRFVLTPGEAPGALPAILELTAVVTVTDDGGSSGRLRKEFHILPPDDIRNCLVAMSEDESLLGPLFQHHFRTGAGLKGHSFGNLFVTAVTGITGDFAEAVKFAATILATRGNIFPSTLANVQLEARMHDGSRVRGETRITASPKRIAQVRLVPGRGASRRADLITIGPGSLFTSLIPNLLVRPLARALAASPALKVFVCNLMTQTNESLGMTAADHVRAIYRHGGAPIFDVALVNRIPVTARLKAKYAKQGTEPILPDAKELEKLGVQVVAGDFLKEENGVARHASDAVARALMELGTSVGQRDPQPAATAPALAAAGSEARRIH from the coding sequence ATGACCTTGCACCCGCGCTCGAATCCGGCGTATCGCCGTTTCACCGACCGCCGTGGACAGGCGCTGAGGGTGGTCGCCTTGGGCGGCGGCTCCGGCCTTTCCACGCTGCTCAAGGGGCTGAAGAGATTCGTGCTGACCCCGGGCGAGGCTCCCGGCGCGCTCCCGGCAATCCTGGAGCTGACGGCGGTGGTGACGGTGACCGACGACGGCGGCTCGAGCGGGCGCCTGCGCAAGGAGTTCCACATCCTGCCCCCCGACGACATCCGCAACTGCCTGGTGGCCATGTCGGAAGACGAGAGCCTGCTGGGACCGCTCTTCCAGCACCACTTCCGGACGGGCGCCGGGTTGAAAGGACACAGCTTTGGGAACCTGTTCGTCACCGCGGTCACCGGAATCACCGGCGACTTCGCGGAAGCGGTGAAGTTCGCCGCCACCATCCTGGCCACGCGCGGCAACATCTTCCCTTCCACTCTGGCCAACGTGCAATTGGAAGCGCGGATGCACGATGGCTCGCGGGTGCGGGGCGAAACCAGGATCACCGCCAGCCCCAAGCGCATCGCACAGGTGCGGCTGGTTCCGGGGCGGGGGGCGTCCCGGCGGGCCGACCTGATCACCATCGGTCCGGGCTCGCTGTTTACCAGCCTCATTCCCAACCTGCTGGTGCGGCCGCTGGCGCGCGCCCTGGCCGCTTCCCCCGCGCTCAAGGTGTTCGTGTGCAACCTGATGACCCAGACCAACGAGAGCCTGGGGATGACCGCCGCCGACCATGTGCGCGCCATCTACCGGCATGGAGGCGCTCCCATCTTTGATGTAGCGCTGGTCAACCGCATCCCGGTGACGGCGCGGCTCAAGGCCAAGTACGCCAAGCAGGGCACAGAACCGATCCTCCCGGACGCGAAGGAGCTGGAGAAGCTGGGGGTGCAGGTGGTGGCCGGCGACTTTCTGAAGGAGGAAAACGGTGTGGCGCGGCACGCCAGCGACGCGGTGGCCCGCGCGCTGATGGAGCTGGGGACCAGCGTCGGCCAGAGAGACCCGCAGCCGGCAGCGACCGCGCCGGCTCTGGCCGCTGCCGGCTCTGAGGCCCGGAGGATCCACTGA
- a CDS encoding tetratricopeptide repeat protein translates to MAKRGSGMDRPAEASARKPLLPNVPRVAQAVQNYEAGLRAMQAHKFERAQGLLEKVVAGPSRELADRATVHLHNCEQHLARTATAFKTSAEHYDYAVSLMNAGDHDGARAHLEKIHKQAPDADYALYGLAVLECLTGRVEESLRRLDQAIRLNPANRYQARNDSDFQNLGDDPRFTELLYPEPGEAAAAPAPVSGEKSTRTPSRSGSRRKQR, encoded by the coding sequence TTGGCGAAGCGGGGTTCGGGGATGGACCGGCCGGCAGAAGCGTCGGCGCGCAAGCCTTTGCTGCCCAACGTCCCGCGCGTTGCACAGGCTGTGCAAAACTACGAGGCCGGTCTGAGGGCCATGCAGGCGCACAAGTTCGAGCGCGCCCAGGGCCTGCTGGAGAAGGTGGTAGCGGGTCCGAGCCGGGAGCTGGCCGACCGGGCCACCGTCCACTTGCACAACTGCGAGCAGCACCTGGCGCGCACCGCCACCGCCTTCAAGACGTCCGCCGAGCACTACGACTACGCGGTTTCGCTGATGAACGCGGGCGACCACGACGGCGCGCGGGCGCATCTGGAGAAGATCCACAAGCAGGCGCCCGACGCCGACTACGCTCTCTACGGCCTGGCCGTGCTGGAGTGCTTGACGGGCCGGGTGGAGGAATCGCTGCGGCGTCTGGACCAGGCCATCCGCCTGAACCCCGCCAACCGCTACCAGGCGCGCAATGACTCCGACTTCCAGAACCTGGGCGACGACCCGCGCTTCACCGAGCTGCTGTACCCGGAACCCGGGGAGGCGGCTGCAGCGCCGGCTCCCGTCTCGGGAGAGAAAAGCACACGGACTCCTTCGCGTTCGGGTTCCCGCCGAAAACAGCGGTAG
- a CDS encoding CYCXC family (seleno)protein — translation MKRFLTLTFLTLMAIGSAAQFGGYDIPAYHPAPPKKGDPLPPILSGMDLVGPSFKYPFQAKAYQLAAKVPAMLYQQPCYCHCDRSVGHTSLHSCFESVHGAHCSACMKEAFYTYQMHKKGRSAMQIREGIVRGEWEKIDLEKAASIN, via the coding sequence ATGAAGCGTTTTCTCACTCTGACCTTTCTCACGCTGATGGCCATCGGCTCCGCGGCCCAGTTCGGCGGATACGACATCCCCGCCTACCATCCGGCGCCGCCCAAGAAAGGCGATCCGCTTCCCCCCATCCTTTCGGGGATGGACCTGGTGGGGCCGTCGTTCAAGTATCCCTTCCAGGCGAAGGCCTACCAGCTCGCGGCCAAAGTTCCTGCAATGCTTTATCAGCAACCCTGCTATTGCCACTGCGACCGCAGCGTGGGACACACCAGCCTGCATAGCTGCTTCGAATCGGTGCACGGCGCGCACTGCTCCGCGTGTATGAAAGAAGCCTTCTACACCTACCAGATGCACAAGAAGGGCCGGAGCGCGATGCAGATCCGCGAAGGCATCGTGCGCGGGGAGTGGGAAAAGATCGATCTGGAAAAGGCCGCATCCATCAACTGA
- the lepB gene encoding signal peptidase I gives MSAEAPAPLAPPAASGLRSHLRAWARDLVIALGLASFIILFLYQPVKVEGTSMAPGLEDQERIFINKFVYNWEPIQRGDIVVFHYPRDPSKSYIKRVVGVAGDRVQIVNGRVLVNGEVQPEEYVPPGYSDPGSYPETVVPSGSYFVLGDHRNMSNDSREFGPVEQKYIYGKAVFIYWPVEKIGVLR, from the coding sequence ATGTCCGCCGAAGCTCCGGCCCCGCTCGCTCCTCCCGCCGCTTCCGGCCTGCGCTCGCACCTGCGCGCCTGGGCCCGCGACTTGGTGATTGCTCTGGGCCTCGCCTCCTTCATCATCCTGTTTCTTTATCAGCCGGTGAAGGTCGAGGGCACCAGCATGGCGCCCGGACTCGAGGACCAGGAGCGCATCTTCATCAACAAGTTCGTCTATAACTGGGAACCCATCCAGCGCGGCGACATCGTAGTCTTCCACTATCCCCGCGATCCTTCGAAGAGCTACATCAAGCGCGTCGTCGGCGTGGCCGGCGACCGCGTGCAGATCGTAAACGGCCGCGTTCTTGTGAACGGCGAAGTACAACCGGAAGAATACGTCCCGCCCGGCTACTCTGATCCCGGCTCCTATCCCGAGACCGTCGTCCCTTCCGGTTCGTATTTCGTGCTCGGCGACCACCGCAACATGTCCAACGACAGCCGCGAGTTCGGCCCGGTCGAGCAGAAGTACATCTACGGCAAGGCCGTCTTCATCTACTGGCCGGTGGAAAAGATCGGCGTCCTGCGGTAA
- the carA gene encoding glutamine-hydrolyzing carbamoyl-phosphate synthase small subunit: MQAILALEDGRVFRGKGYGAKAECYGEVVFNTSITGYQEIFTDPSYAGQIVVLTNPQIGNYGTNPEDNESTRPYIEGLVVREFSKVSSNWRSQQVADEYLEKFKIPVIAEIDSRALVRHLRTHGCKRGVISSLETDVETLIAKACSIPKMDGQDLAKVVSTKQRYVWEVGERSHEPTEVVGVKDQPARFHVVAYDYGIKHNILRKLTSEGCRVTVVPAETRAEDVLTLNPDGIFLSNGPGDPEPCTYAQENIRRLMGRKPIFGICLGHQLIGLALGGKTYKLKFGHHGGNHPVKNLMTRKVEITAHNHNFAVDAESLPMSEVELTHMDLNDQTLEGLRHRNLPLFSVQYHPEASPGPHDSHYLFREFVKMMEECKR; this comes from the coding sequence ATGCAGGCGATCCTGGCCCTGGAAGATGGGCGAGTCTTCCGCGGCAAAGGCTACGGAGCCAAGGCGGAATGTTACGGGGAAGTAGTTTTTAATACCTCCATCACCGGCTACCAGGAGATTTTCACCGACCCTTCCTACGCCGGGCAGATCGTCGTCCTCACCAATCCCCAGATCGGCAACTACGGCACCAACCCCGAAGACAACGAGTCCACGCGCCCCTACATCGAGGGCCTGGTGGTGCGCGAGTTCTCCAAGGTCAGCTCCAACTGGCGCTCGCAGCAGGTGGCCGACGAGTATCTGGAGAAGTTCAAGATCCCGGTCATCGCGGAGATCGACTCCCGCGCCCTGGTGCGCCATCTGCGCACCCACGGCTGCAAGCGCGGCGTCATCTCCTCGCTCGAGACCGACGTGGAGACCCTCATCGCCAAGGCGTGCTCCATCCCCAAGATGGACGGGCAGGATCTGGCCAAGGTGGTCAGCACCAAGCAGCGCTACGTCTGGGAGGTGGGCGAGCGCTCGCATGAGCCTACCGAAGTCGTGGGCGTCAAAGACCAGCCGGCGCGCTTCCATGTGGTGGCCTACGACTACGGCATCAAGCACAACATCCTCAGGAAGCTCACCAGCGAGGGCTGCCGCGTGACCGTGGTCCCCGCCGAGACCCGCGCCGAGGACGTGCTGACCCTCAACCCCGACGGCATCTTCCTGTCGAACGGCCCCGGCGATCCGGAGCCCTGCACGTATGCTCAGGAAAACATCCGCCGCCTGATGGGCCGCAAACCTATCTTCGGCATCTGCCTGGGACACCAGCTCATCGGCCTGGCCCTGGGCGGCAAGACCTACAAGCTCAAGTTCGGCCACCACGGCGGCAACCATCCAGTGAAGAACCTAATGACCAGGAAGGTAGAGATCACCGCCCACAACCACAACTTCGCCGTGGACGCCGAGTCGCTGCCCATGAGCGAGGTCGAGCTGACGCACATGGATCTGAACGACCAAACGCTCGAAGGCCTCCGCCACCGCAACCTGCCGCTGTTCTCGGTGCAGTACCACCCCGAGGCCTCCCCCGGCCCGCACGACTCGCACTACCTGTTCAGGGAGTTCGTGAAGATGATGGAGGAGTGCAAACGGTGA
- a CDS encoding GIY-YIG nuclease family protein encodes MRGERSYSVYTMASKLRRLYTGMTGDLHKRAFEHKQDLVPGFSSRYRMHWLVHYEKYPNVWSAIDREKEIKGWRRSKKVALIKSENPTWVDLAEHWYDDVPTFFGLRKAGPSLRSG; translated from the coding sequence GTGAGAGGGGAGCGAAGCTACTCGGTGTACACCATGGCCAGCAAGTTGCGTCGGCTTTACACGGGGATGACCGGCGACTTACACAAGAGGGCCTTTGAGCACAAGCAGGACCTGGTGCCCGGCTTCAGCAGCAGGTACCGGATGCACTGGCTGGTGCACTACGAGAAATATCCGAACGTTTGGAGCGCGATCGACCGGGAGAAGGAGATCAAAGGCTGGCGGCGCAGCAAGAAGGTGGCGCTGATTAAGAGCGAGAACCCGACCTGGGTGGATTTGGCGGAACACTGGTACGACGATGTGCCAACGTTCTTTGGGTTGAGGAAAGCAGGTCCCTCGCTACGCTCGGGATGA
- the carB gene encoding carbamoyl-phosphate synthase large subunit: protein MPKRTDISKVLIIGSGPIVIGQSAEFDYSGTQACKALKAEGYEVVLVNSNPATIMTDPETADRTYIEPLTREYLEEIIRIESDLCGGRGFALLPTVGGQTALNLAVELADGGVLEKYNVELIGAKLEAIKKAEDRLLFKDAVAKIGLDVPKSALVNNLKDGLEFSGKIGFPVIIRPSFTLGGTGGGLAYNREELVDILARGLDLSPVHEVLIEESVLGWKEYELEVMRDLADNVIVICSIENFDPMGVHTGDSITVAPAQTLTDREYQAMRDAAIAVIREVGVETGGSNIQFAVHPLTGRMVVIEMNPRVSRSSALASKATGFPIAKIAARLAVGYTLDEIPNDITRKTPACFEPSLDYVVVKIPKWQFEKFPGADETLGPQMKSVGEVMAIGRTFKEALMKGIRSLETGKSLRSEKIEPRILTQRLVTPHPERMSYLRYALRQGHTVKELAQMTSIDPWFLYQLKEATDMLMEVERHPLDSVPAEVVREAKRMGISDSRLAEAFRVADGKGATEKIRHLRKKHGIAPVYKLVDTCAAEFESYTPYLYSTYEEEDEAPPTDKKKVIILGSGPNRIGQGIEFDYCCCHASFALREDGFETIIVNCNPETVSTDYDTSDRLYFEPLTFEDVLAVYEHEAKGGAPIGVIVQFGGQTPLNLALPLKAAGVPIIGTSPESIDLAEDRKRFGKLLDELKIPQPPGGTAASVEEAVAAANRVSYPVLVRPSYVLGGRAMVIAYDDESVIHYMKEAVEYSQQRPVLIDHFLEDAVEVDVDALSDGSDVVIAGIMQHIEEAGIHSGDSSCVLPAVDIPAAALATMRDYTFRLARALNVIGLMNIQFAIQRENVFVLEVNPRASRTVPYVSKATGVPLAKLAARLMTGRKLREFLPACVDAGDSPANELPVGSGYYVKSPVFPWSKFPGVDTVLGPEMKSTGEVMGIAETFGEAFAKAQIAAGLTLPVSGNAFVSVNDRDKPNVAEVAKKLVEFGFRLVATHGTADVLSAAGLLVERVYKVQEGRPNVVDLIKGDKIQLIINTPRGADPWFDEKAIRRAAIQHHIPTITTLSAARAAAEGIAALQRGEVNVRALQSLHAERLSSTR, encoded by the coding sequence ATGCCGAAGCGCACTGACATCTCGAAGGTCCTGATCATCGGCTCCGGACCGATCGTCATCGGGCAGTCGGCGGAGTTTGACTACTCCGGCACGCAGGCCTGTAAGGCGCTCAAGGCCGAGGGCTACGAGGTGGTGCTGGTGAACTCCAACCCCGCCACCATCATGACCGATCCGGAGACGGCCGACCGCACCTACATCGAGCCGCTCACGCGCGAGTATCTCGAGGAAATCATCCGCATCGAGTCGGATCTGTGCGGCGGGCGCGGCTTCGCGCTGCTCCCCACGGTCGGCGGGCAGACGGCCCTCAACCTTGCAGTCGAGCTGGCCGACGGCGGCGTGCTGGAGAAGTACAACGTCGAACTGATCGGGGCCAAGCTCGAAGCCATCAAGAAGGCGGAAGACCGCCTGCTGTTCAAGGACGCCGTCGCCAAGATCGGCCTCGACGTCCCCAAATCCGCCCTGGTCAACAATCTGAAGGACGGCCTCGAATTCAGCGGCAAGATCGGCTTTCCGGTCATCATCCGGCCGTCGTTCACGCTGGGCGGAACGGGCGGCGGCCTGGCCTACAACCGCGAAGAGCTGGTGGATATCCTGGCCCGCGGCCTCGATCTCTCCCCGGTGCACGAGGTTCTGATCGAGGAGAGCGTGCTGGGGTGGAAGGAATACGAGCTGGAGGTGATGCGCGATCTCGCCGACAACGTCATCGTCATCTGCTCCATCGAAAACTTCGATCCCATGGGCGTGCACACCGGCGACTCCATCACCGTGGCCCCGGCGCAGACCCTCACCGACCGCGAGTACCAGGCCATGCGCGACGCCGCCATCGCCGTCATCCGTGAGGTGGGAGTGGAGACCGGAGGCTCGAACATCCAGTTCGCCGTGCATCCCCTCACCGGGCGCATGGTGGTGATCGAGATGAACCCGCGCGTCTCGCGCTCCTCCGCCCTGGCCTCGAAGGCCACGGGATTCCCCATCGCCAAGATCGCCGCGCGACTGGCCGTGGGCTACACCCTGGACGAGATCCCCAACGACATCACCCGCAAGACGCCCGCCTGCTTTGAGCCCAGCCTCGACTACGTGGTGGTGAAGATCCCCAAGTGGCAGTTCGAAAAGTTCCCCGGCGCGGACGAGACCCTGGGCCCGCAGATGAAATCCGTCGGCGAGGTGATGGCCATCGGCCGCACCTTCAAAGAAGCGCTGATGAAAGGCATCCGCTCGCTCGAAACCGGCAAGTCGCTGCGCTCGGAGAAGATCGAGCCCCGCATCCTCACCCAGCGCCTGGTGACGCCGCATCCCGAGCGCATGAGCTACCTGCGCTACGCGCTGCGCCAGGGCCACACCGTCAAGGAGCTGGCGCAGATGACCTCCATCGATCCCTGGTTCCTCTACCAGCTCAAAGAGGCCACGGACATGTTGATGGAAGTGGAGCGCCATCCGCTGGACTCCGTCCCCGCCGAGGTGGTGCGCGAGGCCAAGCGCATGGGCATCTCGGACTCGCGCCTGGCCGAAGCCTTCCGCGTCGCCGACGGCAAGGGCGCCACCGAGAAGATCCGCCACCTGCGCAAGAAGCACGGCATCGCGCCCGTCTACAAGCTGGTGGACACCTGCGCCGCCGAGTTCGAGAGCTACACCCCCTACCTCTACTCCACCTACGAGGAGGAGGACGAAGCTCCGCCCACCGACAAAAAGAAGGTCATCATCCTGGGCAGCGGGCCCAACCGCATCGGACAGGGAATCGAGTTCGACTACTGCTGCTGCCACGCCTCCTTCGCCCTGCGCGAGGACGGCTTCGAGACCATCATCGTCAACTGCAACCCGGAGACCGTCTCCACCGACTACGACACCAGCGACCGCCTCTACTTCGAGCCGCTGACCTTCGAGGACGTGCTCGCCGTGTACGAGCACGAGGCCAAGGGCGGCGCGCCCATCGGCGTGATCGTCCAGTTCGGCGGACAGACGCCGCTCAACCTCGCCCTGCCGCTCAAGGCCGCTGGCGTGCCCATCATCGGGACCTCGCCCGAATCCATCGACCTGGCGGAAGACCGCAAGCGCTTCGGCAAGTTGCTGGATGAGCTCAAGATCCCGCAGCCGCCGGGGGGGACGGCCGCCAGCGTCGAGGAGGCCGTGGCCGCCGCCAACCGCGTGTCCTATCCCGTGCTGGTGCGGCCTTCGTACGTACTGGGCGGGCGTGCCATGGTCATCGCCTACGACGACGAATCCGTCATCCACTACATGAAGGAGGCGGTCGAGTACTCGCAGCAGCGCCCCGTGCTCATCGACCACTTCCTCGAGGACGCGGTCGAGGTGGACGTGGACGCGCTCTCTGATGGCTCGGACGTAGTCATCGCCGGCATCATGCAGCACATCGAGGAGGCCGGCATCCACTCCGGCGACTCCTCCTGCGTGCTCCCCGCCGTGGACATCCCCGCGGCCGCGCTGGCCACCATGCGCGACTACACCTTCCGCCTGGCTCGTGCCTTGAACGTCATCGGACTGATGAACATCCAGTTCGCCATCCAGCGCGAGAATGTGTTCGTGCTCGAAGTGAACCCGCGCGCCTCGCGCACCGTGCCTTATGTCTCCAAAGCCACCGGCGTCCCGCTGGCCAAGCTGGCCGCCCGCCTCATGACCGGCCGCAAGCTGCGCGAATTCCTGCCAGCTTGTGTGGATGCGGGCGACTCGCCCGCCAACGAGCTGCCCGTCGGCAGCGGCTACTACGTGAAGTCGCCGGTCTTCCCCTGGTCGAAGTTCCCGGGCGTGGATACGGTGCTCGGCCCGGAGATGAAGTCCACCGGCGAGGTCATGGGCATCGCGGAAACCTTCGGCGAAGCCTTCGCCAAGGCGCAGATCGCCGCCGGGCTGACTCTGCCGGTCTCAGGGAACGCTTTCGTCAGCGTCAATGACCGCGACAAACCCAACGTCGCCGAGGTGGCGAAAAAACTCGTGGAGTTCGGCTTCCGCCTGGTCGCCACCCACGGCACCGCCGACGTTCTCAGCGCCGCCGGGCTGCTGGTCGAGCGCGTCTACAAGGTCCAGGAAGGTCGCCCCAACGTGGTAGACCTCATCAAGGGCGACAAGATCCAGCTCATCATCAATACGCCGCGCGGCGCCGACCCTTGGTTCGACGAGAAGGCCATCCGCCGCGCCGCCATCCAGCACCACATCCCGACCATTACCACGCTCTCGGCCGCGCGCGCCGCCGCCGAAGGCATCGCCGCCCTACAGCGCGGCGAAGTCAACGTCCGCGCCCTGCAAAGCCTGCATGCTGAGCGGCTCAGCTCCACTCGGTAG